The following are from one region of the Paenibacillus sp. JZ16 genome:
- a CDS encoding glycine betaine ABC transporter substrate-binding protein, producing MSHINRRQRAGRNKEGVMNLKKLKWTPLFICMIAFAAFTSACGIQSEITIGTQTYTETKIIAEMYKALIEDQTDLKVDIIPDLASSSLVINAMKRNDVQMATLYTGEIFNNHFPISGTKDRDKVLKEAQDGFQEHFGFTWMNPLGFENTYAFTVRKDLAEANGYTKISDVKKDMGTMKLGVDTTWLERSTDGYPAFSKAYGIKFGQVFPMEISLVYSAVANEQVDIVLAYSTDSRLKAYQLQTLQDDQQFFPPYDASPVLRSDLLKKHPEIQDTIAPLIGHLDADTMISLNYQVDIEKKSEREVAIAYLKEQGLLKS from the coding sequence ATGAGTCACATCAACCGTAGACAGCGAGCCGGACGGAACAAGGAAGGCGTGATGAATCTGAAAAAACTTAAATGGACTCCGTTGTTCATCTGCATGATAGCTTTTGCTGCTTTTACCTCCGCATGCGGAATTCAAAGCGAGATTACAATCGGGACGCAAACCTATACCGAAACCAAGATTATTGCTGAAATGTATAAAGCGCTCATTGAAGACCAAACCGATCTGAAGGTCGATATTATCCCGGATCTGGCATCAAGTTCATTGGTCATCAATGCGATGAAACGAAACGACGTTCAGATGGCGACACTATATACCGGTGAGATTTTCAACAACCATTTCCCGATCAGCGGCACCAAAGACCGCGATAAAGTCTTGAAGGAAGCGCAGGATGGATTCCAGGAACACTTCGGGTTCACCTGGATGAACCCTTTGGGTTTTGAGAACACCTACGCGTTCACGGTAAGAAAGGATCTTGCCGAAGCCAACGGGTACACCAAAATCTCCGATGTCAAAAAAGACATGGGCACCATGAAGCTTGGGGTAGATACGACATGGCTGGAGAGAAGCACGGATGGATATCCTGCATTCTCTAAAGCGTATGGCATCAAATTCGGTCAGGTCTTCCCCATGGAAATTAGCCTGGTATACAGCGCGGTAGCCAATGAGCAGGTGGATATCGTGCTGGCCTACTCAACGGATTCCCGGCTGAAAGCCTACCAATTGCAGACGCTTCAGGATGACCAGCAATTCTTCCCTCCATATGATGCAAGTCCGGTATTGCGTTCGGACCTTTTGAAGAAGCATCCTGAAATTCAGGATACGATAGCGCCTTTAATCGGTCATCTGGATGCAGATACGATGATATCGCTTAATTATCAGGTGGACATTGAGAAGAAAAGCGAGCGGGAGGTCGCAATCGCGTATTTGAAAGAGCAGGGCCTCTTGAAAAGCTAA
- a CDS encoding ABC transporter permease — translation MENEHLTFADFLSYISRNQGLLWEYFIQHITMVVIGLGLAFIVGVPLGILCSKSKWAAKIILFITNILQVVPSLAMLVVLMLWMGLGTTTVMVGLFLYSLNPIARNTYVGLKQVDPSYLESGKGIGMSPFQMLVNVRFPLALTYIMSGLRIAAVIAIGVVTIAPLVGGGGLGREIYAGLNSNNSLRIFAGAIPAAVLAIVADLVLGMLQRKMDLAKRKSGAAPSPAKTPNIN, via the coding sequence ATGGAAAATGAACATTTAACATTTGCCGACTTTTTGTCGTATATATCACGAAATCAGGGGTTGCTCTGGGAGTATTTCATCCAGCATATTACGATGGTCGTTATCGGTCTGGGCCTGGCATTCATCGTTGGAGTGCCGCTTGGCATCCTCTGCTCTAAGAGCAAATGGGCAGCCAAAATCATTTTGTTTATCACCAATATCCTACAGGTGGTACCGAGCTTAGCCATGCTCGTGGTGCTCATGTTATGGATGGGACTCGGGACGACAACGGTCATGGTGGGACTCTTCCTGTATTCCCTGAATCCAATCGCGCGGAATACGTATGTTGGGTTAAAACAGGTGGATCCCAGCTATCTTGAATCCGGAAAAGGAATCGGGATGAGCCCCTTCCAAATGCTCGTGAACGTGCGTTTCCCGCTTGCGCTGACGTATATCATGTCAGGCCTGCGTATTGCGGCCGTCATCGCCATCGGTGTGGTAACAATCGCCCCTCTCGTAGGAGGAGGCGGGCTGGGACGGGAAATCTACGCTGGACTGAACAGCAATAACTCCCTCCGTATCTTTGCAGGTGCCATTCCAGCCGCAGTGCTGGCAATCGTTGCGGATCTTGTGCTTGGCATGCTCCAGCGTAAGATGGATCTAGCCAAACGAAAGTCAGGTGCGGCTCCATCGCCTGCGAAAACGCCAAACATCAACTAA
- a CDS encoding alpha/beta hydrolase: MKLEILNVSSYWKTEMKQKYFQLYEENSKLVVLFPGKNFPCDKPILHFAGTSALQSGFDLMILEYGYQAARTDLDVNELQRVIEDSHESVQRIISKYKQVVFISKSIGTIVAGEVHGKLEIPIQHIFLTPIKDTIYYINKFNGLVVYGTKDEVFSKEHANQINIDNVREVIEIPNANHALETHNVEESIEILSKLVRIYMEFLNK; the protein is encoded by the coding sequence ATGAAATTAGAGATTTTAAATGTTTCCTCGTATTGGAAAACTGAAATGAAGCAAAAATATTTTCAACTTTATGAGGAAAACAGCAAGTTGGTTGTTCTGTTTCCCGGAAAAAACTTTCCTTGTGATAAACCAATTCTACATTTTGCTGGAACCTCCGCACTTCAAAGTGGTTTTGACTTAATGATATTGGAATACGGCTATCAAGCTGCGAGAACGGATTTGGATGTTAATGAACTGCAAAGAGTAATAGAAGATAGCCACGAATCGGTTCAACGAATCATTAGCAAGTATAAACAAGTTGTTTTTATTAGTAAGAGCATAGGAACGATCGTTGCTGGAGAAGTTCATGGGAAACTCGAAATTCCAATCCAACATATATTTTTGACACCAATTAAAGACACCATTTACTATATCAACAAATTCAATGGACTTGTGGTTTATGGAACAAAGGATGAAGTGTTTAGTAAGGAACATGCAAACCAAATCAACATAGACAATGTCAGAGAGGTCATTGAAATTCCTAATGCAAATCATGCTTTAGAGACCCATAATGTTGAGGAAAGTATTGAGATATTAAGTAAGCTTGTAAGGATATATATGGAATTCCTAAATAAGTAA
- a CDS encoding AAA family ATPase translates to MLENPKIENLIHQADVSIPLVVMMCGVAGSGKTTFAQRLEQRGFVRLSIDEEIWSTNGRYGIDYPVEMYEQFKVQAELKLYKELVNLLKEKRNVVIDFSFWQRKKRNDYKKLIEDGGGEWRLIYLKVHPNDLRERLRIRSQRFDANAAFTITEEILSSFLKGFEVPTGEGEIIIE, encoded by the coding sequence ATGCTTGAAAATCCTAAAATAGAAAATCTGATCCATCAAGCAGATGTTTCAATTCCATTAGTAGTCATGATGTGCGGTGTGGCTGGGTCAGGAAAAACAACATTTGCTCAACGGCTAGAGCAGAGGGGCTTTGTACGTCTCTCCATAGATGAAGAGATATGGTCTACAAATGGTCGATACGGAATTGATTATCCAGTTGAAATGTATGAGCAATTTAAAGTTCAAGCCGAGTTAAAGCTGTATAAGGAACTAGTAAATCTGTTAAAGGAAAAGCGCAATGTGGTCATTGATTTCAGTTTCTGGCAACGTAAGAAACGAAATGATTATAAGAAGCTAATTGAAGATGGAGGAGGAGAGTGGAGGCTCATTTATTTGAAAGTTCATCCTAATGATTTGCGTGAACGACTTCGCATTCGGAGCCAGAGATTCGATGCTAATGCTGCATTTACAATAACAGAAGAAATATTGTCTTCTTTCCTCAAGGGTTTTGAAGTACCTACTGGTGAAGGGGAAATTATCATCGAGTAA
- a CDS encoding ABC transporter ATP-binding protein, with amino-acid sequence MNILRNLTADNPRSLVKPVFYTTVANLAGVIPFVLLVEAVRLFFTPFVHPAIPLDTARLWWVCGGLAVSLVLLFACETLASRSQFRDAYSAAADGRTRLAEHLRKLSLGYLNKRDPGDLANMMMGDFAMLEHGISHVVPQMIGAAVMPVLALIGLFFLDWRLALSLFAAMPVAILLVLLTSGIQRKLGSQHIQAKIEASNRLQEYLNGIRVIKAYNLTGERFVRLDRSFRELMRQSIRLEGLLGPIVLSAIACFRVGLTLMVTAGVHLLLGGSLDVITFAAFLIIGTRIFDPLTTALAGYAQFRYLEQAGERIVQLLREPIMQGERQPPADHDIELKQVTFGYLDQPVLRDVSVSMPAGSFTALVGLSGSGKSTILRLIARFYDPDKGMVTMGGEDIRAMDPEALLRKVSMVFQDVYLFQDTIEGNIRFGRSDATHEEIEEAARLACCHDFILKLPQGYDTMVGEGGSTLSGGEKQRISIARAMLKNAPIILLDEATASLDPENEAEIQKAIDRLVRGRTVIVVAHRLKTVQHADQIVVLDQGRIVEQGRHDELLSSNGLYARLWRRQHDAGMLSAGLG; translated from the coding sequence ATGAACATCCTGCGCAACCTTACAGCGGATAATCCGCGCTCGTTGGTTAAACCTGTATTTTACACGACCGTTGCCAATTTGGCGGGCGTGATCCCTTTTGTGCTGTTGGTGGAAGCAGTAAGATTGTTCTTTACCCCGTTTGTCCATCCCGCTATCCCCCTGGATACGGCACGGCTCTGGTGGGTGTGCGGCGGGCTGGCGGTTTCGCTTGTTCTCTTGTTCGCCTGCGAAACTCTCGCCAGTCGTTCTCAATTCCGCGACGCATACAGCGCGGCGGCGGACGGACGGACGCGGCTGGCCGAGCATTTGCGCAAGCTGTCATTAGGGTATCTGAACAAACGCGATCCGGGCGATCTTGCCAATATGATGATGGGCGATTTTGCGATGCTGGAACATGGCATCTCCCATGTGGTTCCGCAGATGATCGGAGCCGCCGTCATGCCGGTTCTGGCCTTGATTGGCCTGTTTTTCCTCGATTGGCGCCTAGCGCTTTCCCTATTCGCTGCGATGCCGGTGGCAATCCTGCTGGTGCTTTTGACCTCCGGCATCCAGCGCAAACTTGGCTCGCAGCATATACAGGCCAAGATCGAGGCCTCCAATCGACTGCAAGAATACTTGAACGGTATTCGGGTGATTAAAGCTTATAACTTGACCGGAGAACGTTTTGTCCGGCTTGATCGGTCATTCAGGGAATTGATGCGGCAGAGCATCCGCCTCGAAGGGTTGTTGGGGCCGATAGTGCTGAGCGCGATTGCCTGTTTTCGTGTCGGCCTTACCCTGATGGTCACGGCTGGGGTACATCTGCTGCTCGGCGGGAGCCTGGATGTTATCACATTCGCAGCGTTCCTGATCATCGGAACCCGAATCTTCGATCCGCTGACGACAGCACTCGCCGGTTATGCGCAGTTTCGCTATCTCGAGCAGGCGGGCGAACGCATCGTGCAGCTCCTGCGGGAGCCGATCATGCAAGGAGAGCGGCAGCCCCCTGCAGATCATGATATCGAATTGAAGCAGGTTACGTTCGGCTATCTGGATCAACCCGTATTGCGAGACGTGAGCGTAAGCATGCCGGCAGGTTCCTTCACCGCATTGGTCGGCCTTTCGGGCAGCGGTAAAAGTACCATTCTTCGGCTCATTGCCCGTTTTTACGACCCGGATAAGGGGATGGTGACGATGGGCGGGGAGGATATTCGCGCAATGGACCCGGAAGCGTTGTTGCGTAAAGTATCTATGGTGTTTCAGGATGTGTACCTCTTTCAGGATACGATTGAAGGCAATATCCGGTTCGGACGAAGCGACGCAACGCACGAGGAAATCGAGGAAGCGGCCCGGCTTGCTTGTTGTCACGATTTTATCCTGAAGTTGCCGCAGGGTTACGACACGATGGTCGGTGAAGGCGGAAGCACACTGTCGGGCGGTGAAAAACAGCGAATTTCCATTGCAAGGGCGATGCTGAAAAATGCGCCAATCATTCTCCTTGATGAAGCAACCGCTTCTCTCGATCCCGAGAACGAAGCGGAGATTCAGAAAGCGATTGATCGGCTTGTTCGAGGCCGAACCGTCATCGTCGTCGCTCACCGGCTTAAGACCGTGCAGCATGCCGACCAGATTGTTGTATTAGATCAAGGGCGGATTGTGGAGCAAGGCCGCCATGACGAATTGCTTTCGTCGAATGGCCTGTATGCCCGGCTGTGGAGACGGCAGCATGATGCAGGAATGCTGTCAGCAGGGCTTGGATAG
- a CDS encoding ABC transporter ATP-binding protein: MTNKTGVARLLEIAGEKRGLLIVSGLLSSLSAVCMLVPYASVYFILEELLEHAASPASANEAMMIRWGVIALIGFAAGLITTYAGAMAAHVAAFRILYGLRVKLARHIGKLPLGWLNRHSTGALKNTLEQNVEKVETFIAHQLPDLVHVVVTTVLTITVMFILNVWLAIACVVPIVLAIAVQIALFNAPKTKEYLKQYHDSLERMNASAVQYVRGMPAVKVFGQTVKSFRQFYQDMIRYRDYGVKLADLFQNGFVLFKVIISSFVVFVLPVGVFLLSRDPGSVSFASVLLFFLIMAPGISAPMLKIMFLIHTLEDINEGVQRMDRILAEGLVPEPESPRRPTTFDVSFDHVSFSYETESADGAVLTDISFTARQGEVTALVGPSGAGKSTIAHLVPRFWDANMGAIRIGDIDIREIATSDLMNTVAFVFQESFLFSDTVYNNIAVGRPDASPEEVYAAAQAAQCHPFIENLPLGYDTRIGEGGVYLSGGEEQRITVARAILKNAPILVLDEATAFADPENEYEMQLALKALMANKTVIVIAHRLSTIQDAQQILVMESGRIVERGRHEALLTADGLYARMWRSYRQATQWHMGKREVDAEYEHPAQPYSG, from the coding sequence ATGACAAATAAAACAGGAGTGGCCAGACTTCTGGAAATCGCCGGAGAGAAGCGCGGATTGTTGATCGTCTCCGGCCTTTTATCGTCGCTTAGCGCCGTTTGCATGCTGGTGCCCTATGCTTCCGTCTATTTCATTCTGGAAGAGTTGTTGGAACACGCAGCGTCCCCGGCTTCGGCGAACGAAGCGATGATGATTCGTTGGGGCGTGATCGCTTTGATCGGCTTCGCAGCCGGCTTGATCACGACGTACGCGGGGGCAATGGCAGCGCATGTTGCCGCGTTTCGCATTCTTTACGGACTGAGGGTCAAGCTTGCCCGACATATCGGCAAGCTCCCGCTTGGATGGCTGAACCGTCATTCGACGGGAGCCCTGAAGAATACGCTGGAACAAAACGTGGAGAAAGTGGAAACGTTCATCGCTCATCAATTGCCCGACCTCGTTCATGTTGTTGTGACCACGGTCTTGACGATCACCGTGATGTTTATTCTGAATGTTTGGTTGGCCATTGCGTGCGTCGTGCCGATTGTCCTCGCAATTGCGGTTCAGATCGCGCTGTTTAATGCACCAAAGACAAAAGAATACCTCAAACAGTATCATGATTCGCTGGAACGGATGAACGCTTCCGCCGTCCAGTATGTACGGGGGATGCCGGCCGTCAAGGTGTTCGGGCAAACCGTGAAATCGTTTCGCCAATTTTACCAGGACATGATCCGCTACCGTGACTATGGCGTGAAATTGGCGGATCTGTTTCAAAACGGATTTGTGCTGTTTAAAGTGATAATCAGCTCGTTTGTCGTATTTGTTCTGCCTGTCGGCGTGTTTTTATTGAGCCGCGATCCGGGCAGCGTCTCATTCGCCTCCGTTCTGCTGTTTTTCCTGATCATGGCACCGGGCATATCTGCTCCTATGCTTAAAATCATGTTCCTGATTCATACGCTCGAGGATATCAACGAGGGCGTTCAGCGCATGGACCGCATACTGGCGGAAGGGCTTGTACCGGAGCCCGAGAGTCCGAGACGGCCGACTACATTTGATGTTTCATTTGATCATGTTTCTTTTTCATATGAAACGGAATCGGCAGATGGCGCCGTACTTACGGACATATCCTTTACCGCCCGCCAAGGGGAAGTGACGGCGCTCGTAGGTCCGTCGGGAGCGGGCAAATCGACCATTGCCCATCTGGTGCCTCGATTCTGGGATGCGAACATGGGAGCGATCCGCATCGGCGATATAGATATTCGCGAAATAGCGACCTCCGATCTGATGAACACCGTCGCATTCGTGTTTCAGGAATCGTTTTTGTTTTCCGATACGGTATACAACAATATTGCGGTCGGACGGCCGGACGCGTCACCGGAAGAAGTGTACGCTGCGGCGCAGGCAGCGCAGTGTCATCCGTTCATCGAGAACCTTCCGCTTGGATATGACACGCGGATTGGGGAAGGAGGCGTCTATTTGTCAGGCGGAGAGGAACAGCGGATCACCGTGGCCAGAGCGATTCTGAAGAACGCCCCCATTCTTGTGCTGGATGAAGCGACGGCGTTTGCCGATCCGGAGAATGAATATGAGATGCAGCTGGCGTTGAAAGCGTTGATGGCAAACAAGACGGTCATCGTCATTGCCCATCGCCTGTCCACCATTCAGGATGCACAGCAAATTCTCGTGATGGAAAGCGGGAGAATCGTCGAGCGGGGAAGGCATGAAGCCCTCTTAACTGCTGACGGCTTGTACGCACGCATGTGGCGTTCGTACCGCCAAGCAACGCAATGGCATATGGGCAAAAGGGAGGTGGATGCAGAATATGAACATCCTGCGCAACCTTACAGCGGATAA
- a CDS encoding MFS transporter → MFMIILCGTISVAVFNPIIGLLSRELGLSEIQSGCLVSVTGLCWLLGGFFWEKTTFMSRKRMLAFIMFVYLATLLLFALLADYAGTHRNGSSGFFWIFLLLRAIAGFFFGGFLSKAQAYVMSWTTQETRTQGMAIFGAANGLGFILGPAMSGGMAAIGLTSPMYAAAALLFMMIILLWISIPNDAVQKKDQFAPSLSPFDVRIRFFLWTGLLLSLTINILQVTIGFYVQDSFGYEAREATQLIGLGLAICGSMVVVTQIVISKYLKWRPERMLRLGMWIVVLGLLGLLSFIRYAYLDFAILGIGFGLTWLGYSAGAADAVQDHEQRSVASYIATLLGGGAFLGPITGTALYTAHMAVPYSFCTLLFGLSLLIILSKKKVAFTSMRRESHDK, encoded by the coding sequence ATGTTTATGATTATCCTATGCGGCACAATCTCGGTCGCGGTGTTCAATCCGATTATTGGCCTGCTCTCGCGCGAACTGGGACTCAGCGAGATTCAATCGGGATGTTTGGTGTCGGTGACGGGGCTGTGCTGGTTGCTCGGCGGATTCTTCTGGGAAAAAACGACCTTTATGAGCAGAAAACGAATGCTGGCTTTTATCATGTTTGTATATTTGGCGACACTGCTCCTGTTTGCCCTTCTCGCCGATTATGCGGGGACCCATCGCAACGGTTCGTCGGGCTTTTTTTGGATCTTCTTGCTGTTGCGTGCGATTGCGGGATTTTTCTTCGGAGGCTTTCTTTCCAAAGCGCAAGCCTATGTGATGAGTTGGACGACACAGGAGACGCGAACGCAGGGGATGGCCATATTTGGTGCCGCCAATGGACTCGGTTTCATATTGGGCCCTGCCATGAGCGGCGGTATGGCGGCAATCGGGCTTACATCGCCGATGTACGCGGCTGCCGCCCTGCTTTTCATGATGATTATCTTATTATGGATATCGATTCCCAACGATGCGGTACAAAAGAAAGATCAATTTGCTCCATCGCTTTCGCCGTTTGATGTAAGAATTCGATTTTTCTTGTGGACCGGTCTTCTACTTTCGCTCACTATCAATATACTTCAGGTGACCATCGGTTTTTACGTTCAAGATTCGTTTGGGTATGAAGCACGGGAAGCGACGCAACTGATCGGACTTGGCTTGGCCATTTGTGGATCCATGGTTGTGGTCACGCAAATTGTCATTAGCAAATATCTGAAGTGGCGACCCGAGCGAATGTTACGACTCGGAATGTGGATTGTCGTGTTGGGATTGTTAGGGCTGTTATCATTCATTCGTTATGCCTATCTGGATTTTGCCATACTTGGCATCGGCTTCGGCCTTACCTGGCTTGGATATAGTGCGGGAGCTGCCGATGCGGTACAAGATCATGAACAACGGAGCGTTGCTTCCTATATCGCGACTTTGCTGGGAGGAGGAGCCTTCCTGGGGCCGATTACAGGGACTGCGCTTTACACGGCTCATATGGCAGTTCCGTATTCGTTTTGCACGCTTTTATTCGGGCTTTCTCTTCTCATTATACTCAGCAAGAAAAAGGTTGCCTTTACTTCAATGAGGAGGGAGAGCCATGACAAATAA
- a CDS encoding sensor histidine kinase, whose translation MIKSINFKILLIFIVALVVGFGLSIPITVSLFQNQVTQSIRDEYAMRSGLIADVYSRLAPTERGHYLNQLSEEMKVSLWIYDRNGLLYAYGHTSKPNLSDDEIRLVQGGAEIMRSTSVLPLPTSLQMGFPLRTADEPLALVIHPESSNMYLLFTIIGSFILIALAIGSFKFILFTRVVVKPLKALTAATQKVAKGDYNIVLQTKSKDELGVLSKQFQQMAYEVGQVERMRQEFVSNVSHEIQTPLASISGFVSILQKDGLDEAEQLRCLNIIREESMRLSRLSENMLRLATIDSNHYPFHPTLFRLDRQLRRIVIAAEPQWADKHLNIHFKLPKTAIHADEDLLNQVWLNIFSNSIKFTPEGGDISIELVSGNEKIGVVIRDTGIGITEEDRKRVFERFYMADKSHNREAGGSGLGLAIVKRVVELHSGSIEIDSAVGKGTAITVFLPAM comes from the coding sequence ATGATTAAGAGCATCAACTTCAAAATTTTATTGATCTTTATTGTTGCATTAGTGGTAGGTTTCGGACTCTCCATTCCGATCACCGTATCTTTGTTTCAAAACCAAGTCACGCAATCCATCCGGGACGAATATGCGATGCGAAGCGGGTTGATTGCGGATGTTTATTCCCGATTGGCGCCAACTGAACGCGGTCATTATCTGAATCAGTTGTCCGAAGAAATGAAGGTATCCCTATGGATCTACGATCGGAACGGATTGCTTTACGCGTACGGCCACACAAGCAAACCCAACCTTAGCGATGACGAAATACGACTCGTCCAGGGCGGCGCCGAAATCATGAGGAGCACGTCCGTCCTGCCCTTGCCGACGAGCCTTCAAATGGGTTTTCCTTTGCGAACCGCTGATGAGCCGCTGGCGCTCGTCATCCATCCGGAAAGCTCCAACATGTATCTCCTATTCACCATTATAGGTTCGTTCATTCTGATTGCGCTCGCGATCGGCAGCTTCAAATTCATACTCTTTACTAGAGTAGTGGTGAAACCCTTAAAGGCTTTGACGGCCGCAACCCAAAAAGTGGCCAAGGGAGACTATAATATCGTTCTTCAGACGAAGAGCAAGGATGAATTAGGCGTCTTGTCGAAGCAATTTCAGCAAATGGCCTACGAGGTCGGTCAGGTTGAAAGGATGCGGCAGGAGTTCGTTTCCAATGTATCCCACGAGATTCAAACCCCGCTGGCGTCCATTTCAGGCTTTGTTTCCATCCTGCAGAAAGACGGTCTTGATGAAGCCGAACAGCTGCGCTGTCTGAACATTATCCGGGAGGAAAGCATGCGGTTGTCCCGACTGAGCGAGAACATGCTTCGATTGGCCACGATCGATTCGAACCATTATCCCTTCCATCCGACGCTCTTTCGGCTTGACAGGCAGCTGCGTCGCATTGTCATAGCGGCTGAACCGCAATGGGCGGACAAACACTTAAATATTCACTTCAAGCTTCCAAAAACGGCGATTCATGCGGATGAAGACCTGCTGAACCAGGTTTGGCTTAATATTTTCAGCAACAGCATCAAATTTACGCCCGAGGGCGGCGACATCTCCATCGAGCTTGTGTCAGGAAATGAAAAAATCGGAGTCGTCATTCGCGATACGGGAATCGGCATTACCGAAGAAGACCGTAAACGCGTCTTCGAACGCTTTTATATGGCCGATAAGTCGCACAACCGCGAAGCGGGGGGAAGCGGACTTGGTCTTGCGATCGTCAAGCGCGTTGTCGAATTGCACAGCGGCTCGATCGAAATCGACAGCGCTGTAGGAAAAGGCACGGCGATAACCGTCTTTCTGCCAGCCATGTAA
- a CDS encoding response regulator transcription factor yields MTSILIVEDDAHMLEMISLVLRCEGYHVRGAVNGKEALAEMESSPADMVVLDVMMPVMDGWDLCSELRLLYPELPIIMITVKHETSQKVKGFGLGADDYLVKPFDPQELVIRIKAVLRRYRIAADKRVILGSFKLDRLRGTVSDGNVNWNLPPKEFELLYQLASYPGQIFMREQLIESVWGFDHDGDERTVDVHIKRLRERFAAYPHLFRIVTVRGLGYRLETEIHD; encoded by the coding sequence ATGACAAGTATTCTTATAGTAGAAGATGATGCTCATATGTTGGAAATGATATCACTTGTTTTAAGATGCGAAGGCTATCATGTCCGGGGCGCGGTTAACGGCAAAGAGGCGCTTGCAGAAATGGAAAGCTCGCCTGCGGATATGGTTGTGCTTGATGTCATGATGCCTGTCATGGACGGGTGGGATTTGTGCAGCGAACTGCGGCTTTTGTACCCCGAACTACCCATAATCATGATAACGGTCAAGCACGAGACGAGTCAGAAGGTGAAAGGATTCGGCCTGGGCGCCGACGATTACCTGGTCAAGCCTTTCGATCCGCAGGAGCTGGTGATCCGAATCAAAGCGGTGCTGCGCCGGTACCGTATTGCGGCCGATAAGAGAGTTATATTGGGCAGCTTCAAGTTGGATCGGCTTCGGGGAACCGTTTCGGACGGCAATGTGAATTGGAATTTGCCGCCTAAGGAATTTGAACTGTTATATCAGCTTGCAAGCTATCCCGGCCAAATCTTTATGAGAGAGCAGTTAATCGAATCGGTATGGGGATTCGACCACGACGGGGATGAGCGGACGGTCGACGTTCATATCAAGCGGCTGCGGGAGCGGTTCGCCGCCTATCCCCATCTTTTTCGCATCGTAACGGTTCGCGGTCTCGGATATCGGTTGGAGACGGAAATCCATGATTAA